In Lycium barbarum isolate Lr01 chromosome 9, ASM1917538v2, whole genome shotgun sequence, the DNA window TGGAGGGGATATTATTTTTTTTCTAAGCATAAGCTAAGTGTTTATATGCTTTGTTGTCTTAGAAaatgattataattattttttatttatgtatTTTGGTTTTCTTAGAAATAATGGCATAAATCTTGGAGAAATAAGAGAATCTAATAAATGATGCATGCAATAcccttttccttttcatagctAAAAGCCCTATTCATAAACCATTACTTAAAGTTAGAAAATTTTGTGCAATAGGTTGAGAAAGAATTAGCTCGCTTACTCATTGGCTGCTTCATATTAATCCAAAATTGATAGGTTTGGTAGGTCAAGTTAGCTGGCGAAGGACAAGACCATAGGAGTGGAACTGAGAATTGTAACACTTATAGCGCGGCTTTTTGCTGCgttatgtgttttttttaaaaaaagttcgGGTAGCAGATGTAAACGGGAAATGTTTAACACATTTTTACATAACGCATAAAAAAGATGTGTTAAAGATTctttggtaacattttttttttcttatggtattttggttcaattcgttttttattgagtcatttaggttccggactcTCAAAAGAGCTATGCTACCACACTTGCATACTCTGCTAATAAGCCAGCTACATGTTATTAGAATCTACAACCAAACACTTGCTTTTGCAACAAAAAAAGATCCTTTTTAATAAGAAATGAACTAATTTtcaattataaaacttaaatatGTAACTAAACAATATGTTATCACCACAAAATTAGTGAAACAACACTATAATAATctaaaataatgataattaatGAGTAATGTTAATAATGTGTTGAAGAAAAAGTTATGATGATCATAGCTATATGTAACAAATTGGAATTGGTGACATAACTATATGTGAACATCACATATTTTTCTTAGCCATGTTGCAAATGGTTACCATACTACATATGATATATATTGAAATTGATGACATAATTACATGTGATCAATGCGAAATGTTCTTGTCTTTATTGCAATAGGTGAAATAATTATGCGACCAACTTGTAATGTTTAGATTAATAGCGAACGACTTGTATTATTTCATTGATATTAGTATTTATATCAATAAACGTTATCATTTTGTTAATATTCATGCAAATTCCAACAATAATAAGTttcaagaattaataaatctatTTTTAAGATATTTTCATCCAAATCGTAGGTTGTTTACAAAAATTGTAGTCGCTTCTAATAACCGTAGTCACTTCTTGGTGGCTAAAATGTGACCCTTTTCAGttcttattttatatatatagccAATGTAGAAGCCTAGTAGAAACTATAGCATGCTAATAAACTTATTTTAGACCTAATAAAGACTCTGCTAGACTATTTCTAGCAGTGTCGTCTTCTTTCTTTTGGATGAACAACTGCTGTAATTGATCCAAAATCATGTCAAATCTTAACGAAACTGCTTCAAATTTCAGATATAAGCTCCCCTCCACGTTCCGATTCTTTTGAGATATCACCCACGTGAAATAGAGCTCGACTGCGATAATCCAAAATTTGAACAATCATCTTCTTCAACCTTGAGAGTTGCTATAAAATCGATTCAAAATagtgtcgggtttttaaatctctaaaccaaaccaaaccaacaaagtCGGGTTTTTTAATCTctggttttctcgggtttttcgggttttttcgaTAAACTCGTTCATATAAAACATATAACTTgtgcttcaaatatttctttagtcctagtgaGATACAACTatctaattaaggtgtttcttaagaaaataacacaaaaattGAATGGGTGACGActttgtactaaaatattcaataaaaaatataataaaatcgcATAAATAAAATATTGCTAAATAATAAGCAAtaatgaaaatgatcataattTAAAAGTAGTAAGTTATGCTAAATAAGTATGGTTGATAAGTATCAATtacatgactaaatattaaagaccaAAAAGAATTAAGTTATGTAATTTCACAGTTTAAACCAATACAAAACTAAAGAATACATATCTAACATTATTATCAtttctagtgttagaattgaatttcttttgttagcattagcaTTGATTTgggctttatttgagttactaacatttaTGAGTTATAAAACCTATTgatcattcaaaattctaagtccaacttgaaataatatattaaaagaaaaaaactatgaaaaagtttaagaaatatttataaattacattacaaataaatatttttatgtataaaatatttctaaaaattatatacatgtaatgtcgggttggtttggttcgatttgattttttttagttaaaatcaaaccaattgTGGTCGAGGTTTTTTTATCAACagcaaaccaagtcaaaccaaaccactaatcgggtttttttctcggtttgactcggattatcgatttggtgcggtttgtcggttttctGTGTACACCCCTAACCGCAAGCACAACGTATTAGGCCATTAAAATGAAATTCCAGCAAGTAATTAGTGAAATTGAGCTAATGCAAGCTTTCAATTTACATAAAATAGAATATATTATTTTAGAAGAAATACAATTATTTCCAGAAGTTCCATAAATACAATTTATTAAACTTTTTAGCTATATTTAATTAAATTTGATACAACTTTTTATATCCCTAAATAAATATCTCATTATGGAACTTGAAAGTAGTGATTATGTCAATCAAAATGTAATCTCTTCAACTTAAAATGTCACAAATTCTCTCTTATCTAAATCATAATACAATGTATACATACCATTAAAACACTTAGTAATTTCATATTCAAAAGCATAATCcttaattatttttcaaaatggTTCACTTCTTAGTGAAGATCCTCTTCTTGTTACAATTATTTATCATGAGCCACAACATTCAGGGATATTGGGGATGCAAGAACGCTTATATTGAAGAGCACCACGTGCACGTTCTCAATGAACTTCCTATCCATTCTCCTAAACTAAAACTACATTGTGCATCTGGAGACGACGATTTGGGTGATCACTGGCTTGATGTTGGGACAGATTTCGATTGGGAATTTTGTGCGAACCCGTCTACATTATTCTTTTGTCACTTTTGGTGGGGTGAAAAAAATCAAGTATTCGATGTATTTAACGATTTGCATTATTGTGTTCATGATGGAAAAGGTTATGTTCCAGAGTTTACTACCAAATGTCATTGGAAAGTGCAGGCTGATGGTTTTTATTTGGGTTATTTGAATCAGGATGCTGGTAAAATTCTCTACACAAAATATCGTGATTGGTGAGCagaactttttttgtttttgttttgcttgTGAAATTAAACAAATTAGAAGTTAGAACCAACGATGTTGATTTGTTTTACCCAGCTTATATTGCAAGCATTTATGAGTATTTCCCCTTTGTTTAATTACAAGTTAAATTGAGACGAAAATATCAACAAAAGTTGTGGTAGGATGGATATGATTTCTCCACCCTTAACCAGAGGTCTTGGGTTCAAGTTCTGAGTATGAAAAAAATCTTGTTAGGAGACGCTTCCTCCTTAAATTGGTCTTACGCGGTGTGAATTCGGATTAGTGAATGTCCCACGACAAATACCGAGCACCAGGTCCAAAACCGGAAAAAAAAATTACGCGAAAATATATATTACTTAAATACGGTTAGAACAACCTTATTAAGTGTTTACTGAGTTGGagtaagaaaaatatagaatatatCAAAATTCGGGAAAAACAAAGGTTAGTAACAAACGCCataattttaaaaacaaaatataaattCATTAAAGAACTTTAATTTATGATTTTGTCTAGAGTATCAGATTATTGTAATCCAACTTCATATCGTTGTAATCCTAATCCTTAACTAATAATTTTCTTTTCATTCTTCATTTGGCTAAAAATAATACTCATTAACCATCTTTTATTTTTCCTTCATCATATCCTTTCAACATGTTTCACTGTTTAACAATCAagctcatttttttttattcatcaCGTTGGTTTACTCATAAATTTACATGTATGTTCTTAGTCATCTTCCATATAACTCAGATAAATTGGAATTCATTGTGCATCTAAAAACAATGATTTTGCACACCAATATCTTAACGCCAATGAGGTGTTCCATTGGCAATTTTGTAACAATGTTTGGCACACAACTAAGGTTTTTTGTCATTTCTGGTGGGAATCAAAAGAAAAATCTTTTGAGGTATTTAACGATCAAGATTATTGCATTACTGATGGAGAAGCGCCTTATGAGACTCGTTGTGTGtgggtaggggtgtacaaagcaaaccgacaaaccgcaccaaactgaTAATCCGAACCAAAcagagaaaaaaacccgactagtggtttggtttgacttggtttggttttaaaaagaaaaacccgaacactattggtttggtttgaatttagctaaaaaaagtcaaaccgaatcaaaccaacctgacattacatttataaaatttcaaacatattttatacatagaaatatttatttataatgtaatttataaatgtttctttaactttttcatagttttttgtcttttaacatattatttcaagcttggaattagaattttgaatggtttaataagttttatagctcaatgatattagtaactcaaataaaactcaacaaaaatcaaatcaatactaatgctaacagaaGAAATCCATATCTAACACTGGAATGACAATAAttttgatatctattctttagttttatattggtttagaaagtgaaaatacataacttaattttatttttttctttaatatctagtcatataattaatacttatcagtcgtacttattttagcatgacttagtactttaaggggtcgtttggtatgaaGGATAAACATAAATAGTCCTGGGATAAGAATTTAGCAATTTCTTATCCCTCGTTTGGTTAGTATtcatgggataagttatcccatgaGTAAATATAGTGCTGGGATCACTACAAGAAATTAGAGATACGACGACATTATATAAATGTCATAATAAGCTGTTTAAATGTCACAAATTCGTTTACCGACATTTAATTTACATTTGCATCAAATGTCGTAAATTTCAATGTCGGGAATTTTCCGACACTTAAGTAAATGTCGGTAAGAAATAAACGACATTTATTTTCGACATATATAAAATGTCACTTAAATTTTCCGACATTTAGATAAATGTTGATAAGAAATAAATGACATTTATTTACGACATATATAAAATGTCACTTAAAATTTTTGACATTTAGATTAATGTTGGTAAATTTTTTACGACATTTACTTGTGACCTTTTGTAAAATGTCACAAGAAAATTTGACATTTTGGTCAGTATCAATATAACAAATTTACTACATTTATGAAATGTCGTATCCAGATTTACGTGAATGTCAAAAAAATTAATGACATTCTTTAAAAAAATAGCAAATGTCACTTTAGaattttcaactttcaattaaTATATTTcgaatttatatttattttatctTGGCATATTTATATTCAATTTGTACATTTATAATTGTCAATCTTTACAAACATGAAATACATGTCAAGTAAAC includes these proteins:
- the LOC132610565 gene encoding S-protein homolog 5-like, producing the protein MVHFLVKILFLLQLFIMSHNIQGYWGCKNAYIEEHHVHVLNELPIHSPKLKLHCASGDDDLGDHWLDVGTDFDWEFCANPSTLFFCHFWWGEKNQVFDVFNDLHYCVHDGKGYVPEFTTKCHWKVQADGFYLGYLNQDAGKILYTKYRDW